AATATGTGGAATGTTTAATGAGATGGTGTCAAGACCAATTTGACGACGAATCACTTTTTCCCGCCAAAGTTACAGGTACCTTCCCGGAAGGATTTATCCAACGAGTTATTCAGCCAATTCTAAGGCGATTATTCAGGGTTTATGCGCATATCTACTGTCACCATTTCAATGAAATCCTTGAACTGAATTTACAAACTGTACTAAATACAAGTTTTAGACATTTTTGCCTATTTGCTCAAGAGTTCGAACTACTAAGACCGGCAGATTTTGGTCCGCTGTTAGAATTAGTGATGGAGTTGAGGGATAGGTAGTGttgtatatttatatacGTCTACTTATAGgttgttttctttcatgCATGGGAcacaaaaacaaaaatgcGGAGACATATTAATAAAATTGTGAACGgaaggaaataaaaacaatttAGTGTACCGTATTTGTATTTATGATTTGAAATCGTTTATTGGCGTttgaatataaatattGGGAACCTGATCCTGCAATTCGGAATCATTAGTATCAGGTAGTGAAGACATGGATGTATTCGTATTTGTTTGATTGTCCAATTTTGGTGTTACCGTGGACCCCACATAATTACTATTTATATCAtcgttttcatcattttccacCACTGTACTATCGGCGTTATTCTGCTGATACTTCTTACTGCTGGTATAATTATTAGTTAGCTTGGGTTTCCCATCTGAATTCAAGTTTAATTTTTGTGTAATGAATTTATACTTGTCTTGTATATTCGATGTAGATGTTAAGATCTTCAAATTATCAAACCACGACATCATGGATTCATAAGAATCGGCTTTAAAAACCCAATTATGACCACGACGAATTATGCCGTTTTGTTTGGCATGTAACACAAATTTAGCATCCGAACCAGTCGAATTTGGCGATGAAGTATTGTTTTTCCGGGAATGTTCTGTCACAGTACATTCACTTAGTGCTAACGACATCACTGGTACtaaatcttttttcctgTCCGCAGTCTTGAATTCATGTAAAAAGTTTGGTGTTAGCACGTAATATCCTTTTGAATAggattttaaaaattttgaccttctttccaaaaatcCGGATTTAATTTCGTAGGTTAAAGGATCGAATTGATATTTATAAACGATTTCTTTAAACGTCCTCATTGGTAAATTAGGTAGTAAAAAGTTGGGATCTCTTGAAATGAAATTGTCCCACTCAAATTGTGGATCAACGTTGAAAAATCCGGAATCTAACTTAGATATCAATATATCGAAAACCAATTGCGCTTCTTGCCCCAGCAATCTTGCATATATTGttaaagaattttgaatttccataactacaattttttctaattcagCGCCCGAAGTTTCCAAATTATCAAATGCTTCATGCAGAAAGTTTTCCTCTTGAAGTTGCTTTTTAATCTGTCTGTCGAGCGCCAGCTTGGTTAAAAATGGATCTTGTTTTGGCACTGAATAGCGTGCATCCTTTAAAGACTCCTGAAACTGTTTCATGGCCTGTTTGGTTTGTTGCAACTCTTTGgaacaagaatttttgaaatcagACTGTAGTgattttatttcctttatcTTGACTATTAGGTCTCTCCTCAAGTCTTCCAAACGAGGAATAAC
This region of Saccharomyces paradoxus chromosome IX, complete sequence genomic DNA includes:
- the SLM1 gene encoding phosphatidylinositol 4,5-bisphosphate-binding protein (Phosphoinositide PI4,5P(2) binding protein, forms a complex with Slm2p~similar to YIL105C), whose translation is MSKNNTMTSAVSDMLSQQQLNLQHLHNLQQHTRSMTSADHAAVLQQQQQQQQQQQQQQQQQNTSFQNGSLTSADINQQNYLNGQPVPSTSNSTFQNNRTLTMNSGGLQGIISNVSPNIDSNTNVTIAAPDPNNNNGKLLQGKNSLTNTSILSRARSSLQRQRLAQQQQQQQDPRSPLVILVPTAAQPTDILAARFSAWRNVIKSVIVYLTEIASIQDEIVRQQLRLSHAVQFPFFSIENQYQPSSQEDKSVQKFFLPLGNGSIQDLPTILNQYHESLASSASKASRELTNDVIPRLEDLRRDLIVKIKEIKSLQSDFKNSCSKELQQTKQAMKQFQESLKDARYSVPKQDPFLTKLALDRQIKKQLQEENFLHEAFDNLETSGAELEKIVVMEIQNSLTIYARLLGQEAQLVFDILISKLDSGFFNVDPQFEWDNFISRDPNFLLPNLPMRTFKEIVYKYQFDPLTYEIKSGFLERRSKFLKSYSKGYYVLTPNFLHEFKTADRKKDLVPVMSLALSECTVTEHSRKNNTSSPNSTGSDAKFVLHAKQNGIIRRGHNWVFKADSYESMMSWFDNLKILTSTSNIQDKYKFITQKLNLNSDGKPKLTNNYTSSKKYQQNNADSTVVENDENDDINSNYVGSTVTPKLDNQTNTNTSMSSLPDTNDSELQDQVPNIYIQTPINDFKS